In the genome of Dyadobacter fermentans DSM 18053, the window TGTACAAATAAATATTTCTGCTAAAACCGACGTGCTGTTGCAGCAGCGGCAGTTTTTCGGCTTGGAGCCTTTGCTTCTCTGCGTCGTTGGTTGCGGCGGCTATGCGGGCATTATAGGTTTCAATCCGATTAAACACCTTCCCATTATCCCCTCCGAACAACACAATATAGGAAGCACCGCTGGCGAGGCCCGTTCCAGCCGAAAGCGTGGTCGGTGCCGTTCCGTCGCTGATCCCCGCGCGCTGCTGCCATTGTCGTTTGGCAGGATCATAGCGGAAATTGGTCCCGTGCAAGGCACTCACGCCCGACGCGCTGGCGCTGCGCCCACCCAGCACATACACGCAGGAAGCCTTGCCATCGCTCTGCGCCACGGCCACCGCGTGCGACAATGCGACCGGCAGCGCAGGCAGCGTCTGCCATTGCGGGTCAGCCTCGGACAAGTCTAATGCGAAAAAGCCATTCGAAGGCTTACCACTGCTTTCCCCGCCCGCGATGTACACCACGTTACCAATGCTCGTCGCGGCTGCATTGGCGAGCGGTACGGGCAGGTCGGGTAATGGCTTAAAAACTACCTGCTTACCAGCGTCGTCCCATTGCATGAGGAATGCATTCCGGCTGGCACCCGCTTCGCTTTCTCCGCCGATGCACACCACGCCGCCTGGGACCGATACACTGGCCCCGTAAGCGGTTTTTTGTTTCAAATGCGGATTGCGCACGTCGATCCAACGATAGGACGCGCCGCTTTTTTTCATTACGTAAATGCGGTCGTGGTAGGCTTTGCGGCCACCTTCCCAGGGCATACCGGCAGGAAAATTGGCCCCGCCGGCAATGAGCAGGGCACTGTTATGCCAGCCTGCAAACGCACCGGCCACACCGGGGTTTGCGTCTTCCCCTGCCGCGGCGGGAAGGCTGGCCGCCGCCGACCAGTCGATCCGGTTGGTGAGCGTGTCGTTAGCCAATGCGTTATCGGGCCACATCAGGTGCAGGCAGGTCAGGATTAGGAATAGTCGGATGTTGCAAAGCATTAAAATGTATTTTTGGCCAAAACGGGGCCCGATTTAAACGAATCAAAACCCAAAGCCGCCACATCGGCGCGGAACGCCCCGAACTGCTCGTCGCTCATGTTCCGCACCGGCAGCCTGAACTGCCCGCAATCCAGCCCGACAAGCCTCATATAGCTTTTCCCGACCGAAATCCCGCCATATTTACCCAAAAGCCGGATCATATCGATCGACTGCTGCTGCAAACGCGCAGCTTCTCCCATCTGATTTTTTTCAAATGCATCCATCAACCGGTGGTAGAGCGGCGCTGCGTAGTTGAAAGTGCTGCCCACGGCACCCTTCGCGCCGATGGCGAGGGCGGAAAGCATATTCTCGTCCCGGCCCCAGAGCATATCGTATTTACCATTCTGGAAATTGAGGCACGACTGGAAATCCATGAAATCCTCGTGGGTGTATTTAATCCCCGCGAAGTTCGGCAACCGGCCGTCGAGGACTTTCAGCAGGTCGTACATCGCAAAGCCCACGCCTGTCAGCACGGGAATGTGGTAGTAATAAAAGGGCATTTCGGGCACGCTTTCCGCAATGGCGACAATGCATTCGGCCAGCATTTCCACATTGGCAGGCTTAAAATACGACGGGCTCGTGAACGACACCGCGTCCATCCCGATCTCCGCCGCGTGCCGCGCGAGCTCAATGCAGTCGGCAATGCAGGTACCGCCCAGCAGCGGCATTACCGTGAATGCCGGATCACCCGCCGCACAGGCCGCCCAGGCTTCGGCCACGCGTTTTTTCTCGCGCAGGGTGAGCGACACGCCCTCGCCCGTGGAGCCGCAGATGAATGCGCCGCTCACGCCATTATGTTTCAGGAATTCGTAGTATGCGGGAATGAGGTCGGTATGGAGGCTGCCGTCCGGTTTCAAAGGAGTGAATGGGGCGGCGATGAGGCCCTCTAAATGTAAGTTCATTGAATGTATTAGTTTGAACGGAAAAAAGGTCTAGTTAGGTCGCGTGGTGCTGTAACCCGGCGTTTGCGTCACGAGCGGGTCGTTGGTCCAGATTGCCGCTTCAATGGGCCACAGGATGCGGTAACCCTGCGTGGACTTGTCAAGCAATCCGTACGGATGCGCCGTACTTTTGAATACCAGCGGCTCGTTGCCGGCTTTCATGCGGCGCAGGTCGTACCAGCGTTTGCCTTCGTGCACAAACTCCCAGGTGCGCTCGTGGAAAATCGCCAGCTCATTGGCATCCTTGCCTCCATTTACGAACGGTTTCGGGTCCTTGCCGCCGAATGCCCGGTCGCGGACAGCCTGAATGTACTCCGAAGGGTCGCCGCCCTGCGCATTGCTAATCTCCGCCAACATCAGAAGCCGGTCGGCCTCGCGGTATACCGGCCAGTCATCAGAGAAATAGCGCTTGTTGGCGTCGATCGTACCGAGGAATTTCACCAATGCCGTGTTTCTAATGGTCGGCACGAAGGGTTTCACATCGGTATTCACCTTGTAATAATCATAGAATGTAGCATCCCGGCGCGTATCGGCGAGGTGGTAGGATTGGAATAACTCAAATGTGTAAGCGTACCGCTGGATAACCTGCTGTGAATTGGAAGCTGCCAGCAACAATGGGTCGACCAGGAAATTACCCACACCCGCGCTGGCCGTGGAATCCTTGTAATGCAGGCCGTTCATGTTAAAGGTGGAATAGGTATAAGCCGCCACGCCGGACATTTCGGCCTCGCCCACGCGGTAGCGCACGGCGAAGATCACCTCGTTGTTATTCTTTTGGTTGTAGGCAAAAACGTTGGCGAAGTTCGGCAGCAGGCTGGTTCCGGTGATTGCTTCCAATGCCGTTTTCGCCGCCGCCAGATCGGCCGCATTGCCGTATACTTTCGCTGTCCAGAGGTACACCTCGCCTTTCAGCATCCGCGCGGCATTGGGCGACCACTGGCTTTTATCCGTCGCAGCGGCTTGCATTCCGAACAGGCTCACCGCCTTATCGACATCGGCCTTCACCGCATCCGCCACCGCCTGCTCACTGGCCCTAGCCTTACGCAGCAGCACGGCGTCGGTGGTACCATTCAGCACGTCGGCTTCCAGCACGAGCGGCACGCCGCCGTAGGTGCGCAGCAAATGGAAATAGTAGTAAGCCCGCATGGCATAGGCCTGCCCAAGCAGGTAGTTTTTCCGGCTTTCAGAGAGGAAACCAAGGCTTTCTACCTTTTGGATAAACAGATTGATCTGCAAAATCGGCCCGTAAAAACCTGCCCAGCTGCTCACGCCGGAAGATGTTTCTTCCAACCGTTGCTCGATCACGGGCAGCTCGTTGAGTGAAGTGGCCTGCCGGTCGACGTTGCTGTACGTCCCGCCGCGCATTTCGCCCAGGCGCAGGAACTGGAACTGGTTGTCGCGGAACTGCTTGTGCAGGCCCACCATGAAGTTGCTCACCTGGGCTTCGTTCTGCCAGAAATTGCTGTTCCCGAAATAGTCCTCCGGCGCAAGTTCGAGCGCATCCTGGCAGGAAGTGGCCAGCACCGACAGCAGTGCCCAGCATATATAGTACCTGATCTTTTTCATGAATTTAAAATGTAAGGTTTACACCAAAAATGAGGGAAGTAGGAATCGTGTAGGCGCTGTTCTGGCTGCCGGTCCGCTCGGGTAATGCGAGCATTCTGTTGGTGAGGTAGCCGAGGTTCTGCCCGGTAGCGGTGACGGTGAGGCCGCCAATCTTCGCCTTTTGCAGCCACGCCGAGGGCAGCGAGTAGCTCAGCGACACCTCCCGGAATGCCAGGTACGACGAGTTGACCCAAAACATGCTGCTCGGCCGGTCGAAGTTTTTGGAATTGAGCTGATCGGCCCAGGTGTAGCGGGGGTATTTCGCATTCGGGTTTTCCGGCGTCCAGGTGTCCTTCACAAGGTCGGTTGAATTGAACTCGCCCTGGAAGCTGCCGAGCGACCACATTTGCTGGAAATCCATCTGGATATGACCCAATGCGAAGTCCATGCGGGCGAATAGCGAGAAGTTTTTCCAGCGTATTTGCGCATTGACACCGCCCGTCCAGCGCGGGATCGTGCGCCCGAGCGAAACCATGTCGCGGGTGTCGATGGTGTCGTTGTTATCGAGATCCTTCCACATCATATCGCCGAGCTGGGTGGCAATGTAAGTGGTGCGGCTGAGGCCTTTGGAGGAAATGAGCGCCTCGCTCGCCACACGCTTGCCCGCAGCGGCGCCATATTGCACCTCGCCCGCAGCAATGTCGATCTTATTGTATCTGGATAAATCCTCCGGCGTGCGGATAATGCCCTCGCTCACAAACCCGAACACCTCGCCGTACTCCTGCCCTTCCTGCAAGCCGCCTGCCCACACGGTCCGGCCCGATTGTGGATCGTACACGCGCTGGCCGCCCTGACGGTTGTTTTCATTTCCGTTGAAAGGCAGTTTCAGCACCTTATTCTTGTTCCAGGCCGCATTGGCGCCGATCTGCACCGTGAAATCTTTCTTTTGAACCGCTTTAAAAACCCCTTCCAGTTCCACGCCGCGGTTGCGCATGCTGCCGTTGTTGGTACGAATGCTCGCAATGCCCGAAGAGGTCGGCAGGATTACGCTCGCGATTTTGTCGGTTGTGACGCGGTTATAGACGGCGATGTTGGTAGTAATGCGGTTATTGAAAAAGCCCATTTCCACGCCGCCTTCCACGGTATTGCTTTTCTCCCATTTCAGGTTCGGGTTGGCCACGCCGGTTTGGAGGAAGCCGATGCTACCGTTATAGGCCGCCTGCGAGCCATAGGAGCCTTGCAACTCGTACACACCGATGCCGTTGTTGGTACCAATGCCGATGTTGCCGTTTTTACCATAGCTGGCCCGCACTTTCAAAAACGAAAGCCACTTTTGCGTCGAAGCCATGAAATCCTCGCGATGCATGAGCCAGCCCGCCGAAACAGCCGGGAACGTGCCGAACTGGTTGTCGCCGATGAGCCGCGAGTAGCCGTCGCGCCGCACAGTAAATGAAGCGAGGTACTTGCCATCGTAATCGTAGTTCAACCGGCCGAATGCGGATATAATGCGTTCGCGGGTGTGGTATGAGTCGATGGTGCGGGTGTTGGCGTCGTTGATCGTCAGGCCAAGGTCCTGGAAATCGTCGGTAGGCGCGAGGCGGCCGGCGGCGTTGAAACCGTTGGTGGCTTCCTGGTAGTATTCACCGCCGATCATGGCGTCGATGAAGCTTTTACCGAGAAATGCCTTTTTGTAGTTCGCCACGGCATTGTAGGTCTGGCGGACAATGCGGTCGAAGCCCGCCGACGAAGCGCGGTCGCGGTTCCAGCCGGTGTTGGGATTGGCCGCATTCATGATCCCGATGCGGAAATCGCGGTTGAAAGATTCGGCCACGGCTTCGTCGTACATGAGTATGCCGCCTGCTTTGATGAACAAATCTTCCGTAATGTTCGCATGGAACGACTGCCCGAGCGTGAATTTGTCGGACTGGTTCTTTCTTTTGTATTTGTCGAAATTGAGGACCGGGTTGCCGTCGCTGGCGTCGCGGCCGAGGATCAGCTCACCGTTGGCATTGGTACCGCGCATGGTAGGCGGTGCCGAAAGCATGCGGCCCCAGTAGTTGGCCTCGCCGTTTTGCAGCGACTGGTCCCGCCAGTTGGCCCGGGCAAAGTTGAAGCTGCTTTCGGATTTCAGCCAGCTTTTGATTTTGTAATCCCCATTCAGCGTGAAGGTAAGCCTGCGGTAAAACGTCCCGAGCGAGAGCCCGTCTTCATTATAATAGCCCAAGTTGGCATAATAGCCTCCTTTTGCATTACCGCCATTCATGCCGATGTTATAATCCTGCGAAATCGCCGGGGATTTGAATGCATAATCCCCGTAATTGAAATCCTTGAAAATCAGGTCTGCGTTCGTGCCGTTCGGGTCGTATGCTCCGGCCTCATTGGTTTTGACCGGGTCTTTCATGGTTCTCCAACCCTGGTTTGCATTGAGCAGCTCGCGGTTGGAGTCGTTCAGGCGCATGGTGCTCCAAATCGCCCGCGAATCGTAGTTACCGTCGAGGATCGCGCCGTTAGCGTCTTTATAGAGGTTACCCGTCCCGCGCGGGCCTATGCCCGAGAGCATGGTGGAAGTGGCCGTCCCGTTCCTGATCGCCTCTACTACACCCAGCCTCGTCCATTTAATGTAGTCTTCCGCATTGAGGTAATTGTAGGGGATGTTCAGGAAATTGAACCCAGTCTTAGCCTTGAAAGTGATCGACGACAAACCGTCTTTGCCCCTTTTGGAGGTAATCAGTACCACCCCGTTACTCGCGCGGGCACCGTAAATGGCCGTTGCCGAAGCATCTTTCAGTACTTCCATGCTTTCAATGTCGTCGGGATTAATGTCGCTGAGCGAGCCGCGCACCTGGCCGTCGACCACGATGAGCGGGCTGCCCGAGCCGTCGAAATTGGTACCTCCGCGCAGGGTGATGGTGGGAATGGACCCAGGCCTGCCCGTGGCCGTCGACACCCGCACGCCTGCAATGGTACCCGCGAGCGCCTGCGCGGGGTTGGCGCGCATACCGGTTTCGAGCACTTTGGCATCCAGCTTGGCAATGGACGAAGTGATTTTCGTGCGGCTGGCCGAGCCGTAGCCGGTTACCACCACCTCATTCAGGGCGGACACGTCGGGTTTGAGGAAAATGTCCAGCGTCGCCGATGTGCCTACGGGCATTTCCTGTATGACATAGCCCATCATCCGGAACTGGATCACGTCGCCCCCGCTCACCGCGATCGTGTAATCACCTTCGAGCGAGGTTTCGGTGGCGATGTTTTTTCCTTTCAGCAAAACAGTCACGTTCGGAAGCGGTTGCTTGTCGTCGTCCGACAGCACCTTGCCGGTGAGCTGGCGGGTCGTCTGCGCATGCAGGCAGGTGGCGAGCAACAGCCCGACCATCCCCAGCAGCACGCTGCGGTAGGAGGTAATTACTTTCATAGAAACAGGTTAAGATTAGGAATTGTCTTATGTATGACATAATAAAGGTAGAGGTTCCACCGTGTTGATAGCAAGCATATTGCAAAAAATATTTTCGGCTAGGTGGGTTTCTTCGTGCAAAAATGCCTTGTGCTTTCGCTCAAATCAGCCAATTTTGTCATACATAATGCGCTAAATCATCCCATGGGAGACATTTTTCCGAATATCAAAAGCGTCGATACCAGTTCGCTCGTCGACAAGGTGGAGAGCAACCTGATCCAATTTTTCATAGATCACAATTTCAAGGTCGGCGATTCGATCCCGAAAGAGCTTGAACTGGCACAATCACTGGGCGTGAGCCGGACGGTCGTCCGCGAGGCAATGCTGCGGCTGCGGCTGATGGGTTTGGTAGAATCCAAAAAGCACCGGGGCGCGGTGATTACCAGCCCGGACCTCGTTTCGATCCTCGAAAAGAGCATGAACCCGAAAATCCTGGACGGCAATACGTTGAAGGAGATTTTTGAAATGCGGCTGTCGCTGGAAATCGGGATGGCGGATTTTATCATGGAACGCGTGACGCCCGACGACATCGCGGTGCTGAAAACGCTGGTCGAAAACGAACCCATTTCGTCCGACCGGATGATATTCCAGATCGAGCACGAGATCGCATTCCATGGCAAACTCTACGAAATCACCCGGAATGAAACGATGAAAAAATTTCAGCGAATGCTATTGCCGGTGTTCGATTATGTGCATAAAAGCGGGCTGCTGCGTAACCTTCCGCCCAATACGAATTTCATTTCGCACAAGGACATTGTAGAGATCATTGAAAACGGTTCTGCCGAAAAGCTGCGAAACGGAATGCGAAGCCATTTGGAAAATCATTTCGCGCGGCTGCTTATCTGAACCGGTTTTGATATTGACAATTACTGCAACGGTACAGACTTTACTGAAGATTTTTATCTTGAAGAAATTCAATAGCGATTTTGCATAGCATTTCGCCTTTTTCTTCCGGCATTTCATGTCCGACGTTTGGATAGATGCATAATTGTCCGTGGCGGAGCATTTGATAAATGGATATTGTGTGGTCCAGCCTGATCATGTCCTTGTCACCACGGATAAGTAACACAGGGACATTAATGCCCGCGATTTTATCGTCGGGAATTTTGATTTCCCTTTCCCACATTTTTTGATTGTCTTCCCAAAACTTGATCCATTTTTCCGGTTGCGGGTTCATTTGCTGGTAGTTTTCCAACCAATCTTTATCCTCTTTCACGGCTTCAACCGTGTATTGTTTTAGCATGTCACGTGCTTCCTGCGTGAGTCCGCTGGCCCTGGAATTGGAGGCTCCGCTCACCACTTTCTTTACTTTGTCGGGCCGGTTTGCGGCAAGCAGCAATGCGGTATTGCCGCCAGAGCTCCAACCCATTACATAGGCGCTATCAAGCTGCAACCCGTCGATAAGCTGCGAACAGTATTCCGCCATCAACACTCCGCTCAAACTGTCGGCATGCTCGGACCGCCCGTGCCCGGGAGCGTCAGGAGCAATAACCCTGAAATGTTTTGAAAGCTCGGGTATGATGCCTGCGAGATTTTCAATCGAGCCGAGCCCCTGATGCAGCAGCAGTAAAGGCATTCCCTGCCCGTATTCTTCATAGTAGATTTTGGTATCGTTTATGGTTATATATTTCCCGTTATTTGAGCCATACTTTATGATGTTAGCTTCCTGTTTTATGCGCTGGGGTTTCTGATTGCATGAATTGAGCAGAAGAATCAATGATGCAAAACATATAAATACTCTCATCCTGGTCGGTCACGATGACGTGGTTGATTTTAATATTTGAATACCAGGATTAAATACGCTATTTTGTTGCGGTTCGTTGAGAATTAATGTCTTATAAGTTGCTTATCTTTCGCAAAGGCGAAAACCCAAATGTTTATGAAACGACTGCTTCTATTTGTTTTGACATTAACAATATTGCAAGGCTGTAAGAAGTCGGAGCCGGAACCGGTGCCGACTGTACAAACCGAAGGATTGGATATTAAATATGACCAGACCAAACAGCTGGAAGTCAAACTTGGCAATGAAGTTTTAGATCCGAAATCATTTTTTTGGAAAATCGACGATGAAACGGTCGGAAGCATTGATAATCTGGGTGTATTTACCGCTCAGAAAGTCGGTATTGCCAACATTAGTATTTTCAATTCGGATGGGACAAAAGTGAGTGAAAGCACGATCACCGTTTCACCTTACAGTACGTTATTTCAAGAGCCGATTACAAGTTGGGGTACGCCATTGCAGAATATCATCAAAGATGAAAAAAGGAAACTTGCCGACCGGCAGACTTACCGGCTTCAATTTGAAGGTGAAAACCAGCAGGTACGGGCCGTTGCCTATGAGCTGACGCTTGAAAAAACGCTCGGGTTTTCGATCCTGCAATTGAAAGACACTCCTGAAACACGCCTTGAAGTGATGACATTCCTGAAAGAACGCTACCAATACGTTCACGATCCTGATAACGTAAGCGAAGGAGAGAATTTCATCAATTATGAACGAACCAAGCTTGTTACGTTAATAGATGAAAAGTTTCTGGGCCTCTCGGTCATTTACACGCCGTATGATAATGTTTTATAGGCAGTTTGGACCTGCCGTGTGGTGAACAATGGACTTAGGGCTGTGCATTTTCCAGCGCTCTCAACCTCGATTGCAAAGCCTCATTCGAAGCCTTCATCGCGTTATAATCACTTTGCAATTCTTTAAATGCCTCAACCAAATGGGGTATTAATCCAATGTAATTGACCGACTTATAACCTTGCGCGTCCGTTTCTACCAGCTCGGGCAGCACAGCTTCCACATCCTGGGCGACGAAGCCCGTTTGCAACGCGCGGGAGCGTTTCTCGCTGGCCCAGCGGTAATGGTAGCCCGACAAACCCAGGATTTTGTGCCTGCTGCCTTGCAACGCGGTCAGGTCACTTTTCAACCGGCGGTCGGAATTTTGCGTAAGGTTTCCGGTTAAGGTCGCATTGCCGTTGGCATGGACGTAAAACCGCCATGCATCGCCGATAAAAAAACCAACCTGATCGTCGGTCACCATGCCCATGAAAGCGGCTGGGCCTTTCTGGTAGTCGTCGGTTTTAGAACCATCGAGAAATAAACCGGCGGTGCTGCCTGCCTGATGTTTGATACGCATCCTTTTAGCCACATCAAAATTATATTGGGGGTACAACACGCCAATTCCTACATTTCCGCTTCTCAAAACGGTGATTGCATTGCTTCTGTTGTTGTCACTTGTGCCATTGCCCAATTGAAAAATGCGGTCATTGACATCTATCGAGTTGCTGGGGAAACCATCGTCATTGTTATATCCACCCAAGGTTACGCTAAAATACTTTTTAGAGGTCACCTTATGCCCGATTGCAATCGACTCAGATTGCAACGATTCCGAACCGGAACCAATGGCTATCGAGCCGGAGCCTAAGGCCCTGGTATTTCTACCCAGGCCAATGGAGGAAGTTCCAAACTCGGAGGCATTCCAGGCGTCATTGGTCACTTCACCTGCCCGAAAAGCAGCAAGTCTCGGGTACCAGATCAGCCGTGGCCCCGTTCCCGAGCTCGCCGCCAGGGTCGCCCCCTGATTCAAAATCCCTTCTGGACAACAGGATCACCATTTATCCAAGAGATGGCCTCTCTGGAATGGAGCGAATAAGGCACGCTCAGCAACTGGCTGGTCCCGGCATCAAGATAAGCATCTCCGCCGGCGGGATCGAGTTCCAGTTGCAGAAAAAACTCGGCATTCGCCCAGTTAATGCCGGAAAACACACCCGATACCGGAGTACCCGCACCGATCGAAACGATAAAAAGCCCGCCGGAATTGGTTTGCGAAATTTGCGTTTCCTAGTACTGGATCGGCCCGTTCGCACTGGTTTTATGAATGGTAAACCGGAGGCCGACAGACTGGCTGGCTACCACTTTCCCATTTTCGTCGCGCGCCACACCCTGAAAACTGAATCCCTGGGGCGTCTGCGCAAATGCGGAAAGCGATAGCATGAGGAAGAAGAATGAAATAACTCTCATCGTGAAAAGGATTAATGTAATGGGGAGATTGCGGTTGGCCCGCGAGAGTCAAATATATTCCTTCCCCAACTCTGCGATTGCCACGGATTAATTCCCGACAGATTTCAATTATCCTCCGGCAAATAGGCCCGATTATTTTCCGGCAAAACCATCAACTAAATTCGAATCCGTTCACTAATTGCCTTTTGGCACTTCCATTTGCAGCGCGCAATTTTGCACATCCTTTACACTAGCTCGATATGGAAATGCTCACACTCTACACAATCGCATCACTCGCATTGGCATCGGTAACGCTGATCGGCGGCGGCAAATGGCTTCAAATCAGGGAGCACAATAAGTTGAAACGCGTTTTGAGGAACGGCCGTCAGTATGAAGCGCTGATACTCGACGCGCAGCCCATCAAACCATCCATTTTCAATACGGAAAACATACGGCTGCGCGTGCAGATTCTATCGGAAAAGCCGGTGGTGATGGAGTTTAACTACGATGCGCCCTATACCGAATGGCGGGAACTGACGACCGGAAAGGTGGTAACAGTGGATATCGATCCGGATGATCAGCGCAATGTGATGCTCGTCAGGAAGTCGTCGCAGCCGAAAGCTACTCCCGCAGCGCGCAGGAGTGCTTTGCTGGCATTTTAAAGAATTACCATAATATCCGGGTTCGGCCGGTCTTTTTTGTCCAGATATTCCCAGGATACAATGTCCTCTTCCGGGTAAATGTTGCCCGTATCCTCGGGGCCTTCGTCACCAATCGCCTCAATAAACGCCTTCGACGCCTTTTTGTACGTGCCTTCGCGCGGAATGCCGTTCATGTCTGTGAACAAAACGTGGGATTGGTCCTGTGGCAGATTTCTGTCTTTCATGGGGTTCAATATTTTAAGTAAAAGAAGGCTTCGAGTCGTTCCTTTACTTTCAAAACGTGCAAATCCTGTGCCTGCGTATGC includes:
- a CDS encoding dihydrodipicolinate synthase family protein, yielding MNLHLEGLIAAPFTPLKPDGSLHTDLIPAYYEFLKHNGVSGAFICGSTGEGVSLTLREKKRVAEAWAACAAGDPAFTVMPLLGGTCIADCIELARHAAEIGMDAVSFTSPSYFKPANVEMLAECIVAIAESVPEMPFYYYHIPVLTGVGFAMYDLLKVLDGRLPNFAGIKYTHEDFMDFQSCLNFQNGKYDMLWGRDENMLSALAIGAKGAVGSTFNYAAPLYHRLMDAFEKNQMGEAARLQQQSIDMIRLLGKYGGISVGKSYMRLVGLDCGQFRLPVRNMSDEQFGAFRADVAALGFDSFKSGPVLAKNTF
- a CDS encoding RagB/SusD family nutrient uptake outer membrane protein, yielding MKKIRYYICWALLSVLATSCQDALELAPEDYFGNSNFWQNEAQVSNFMVGLHKQFRDNQFQFLRLGEMRGGTYSNVDRQATSLNELPVIEQRLEETSSGVSSWAGFYGPILQINLFIQKVESLGFLSESRKNYLLGQAYAMRAYYYFHLLRTYGGVPLVLEADVLNGTTDAVLLRKARASEQAVADAVKADVDKAVSLFGMQAAATDKSQWSPNAARMLKGEVYLWTAKVYGNAADLAAAKTALEAITGTSLLPNFANVFAYNQKNNNEVIFAVRYRVGEAEMSGVAAYTYSTFNMNGLHYKDSTASAGVGNFLVDPLLLAASNSQQVIQRYAYTFELFQSYHLADTRRDATFYDYYKVNTDVKPFVPTIRNTALVKFLGTIDANKRYFSDDWPVYREADRLLMLAEISNAQGGDPSEYIQAVRDRAFGGKDPKPFVNGGKDANELAIFHERTWEFVHEGKRWYDLRRMKAGNEPLVFKSTAHPYGLLDKSTQGYRILWPIEAAIWTNDPLVTQTPGYSTTRPN
- a CDS encoding SusC/RagA family TonB-linked outer membrane protein, which produces MKVITSYRSVLLGMVGLLLATCLHAQTTRQLTGKVLSDDDKQPLPNVTVLLKGKNIATETSLEGDYTIAVSGGDVIQFRMMGYVIQEMPVGTSATLDIFLKPDVSALNEVVVTGYGSASRTKITSSIAKLDAKVLETGMRANPAQALAGTIAGVRVSTATGRPGSIPTITLRGGTNFDGSGSPLIVVDGQVRGSLSDINPDDIESMEVLKDASATAIYGARASNGVVLITSKRGKDGLSSITFKAKTGFNFLNIPYNYLNAEDYIKWTRLGVVEAIRNGTATSTMLSGIGPRGTGNLYKDANGAILDGNYDSRAIWSTMRLNDSNRELLNANQGWRTMKDPVKTNEAGAYDPNGTNADLIFKDFNYGDYAFKSPAISQDYNIGMNGGNAKGGYYANLGYYNEDGLSLGTFYRRLTFTLNGDYKIKSWLKSESSFNFARANWRDQSLQNGEANYWGRMLSAPPTMRGTNANGELILGRDASDGNPVLNFDKYKRKNQSDKFTLGQSFHANITEDLFIKAGGILMYDEAVAESFNRDFRIGIMNAANPNTGWNRDRASSAGFDRIVRQTYNAVANYKKAFLGKSFIDAMIGGEYYQEATNGFNAAGRLAPTDDFQDLGLTINDANTRTIDSYHTRERIISAFGRLNYDYDGKYLASFTVRRDGYSRLIGDNQFGTFPAVSAGWLMHREDFMASTQKWLSFLKVRASYGKNGNIGIGTNNGIGVYELQGSYGSQAAYNGSIGFLQTGVANPNLKWEKSNTVEGGVEMGFFNNRITTNIAVYNRVTTDKIASVILPTSSGIASIRTNNGSMRNRGVELEGVFKAVQKKDFTVQIGANAAWNKNKVLKLPFNGNENNRQGGQRVYDPQSGRTVWAGGLQEGQEYGEVFGFVSEGIIRTPEDLSRYNKIDIAAGEVQYGAAAGKRVASEALISSKGLSRTTYIATQLGDMMWKDLDNNDTIDTRDMVSLGRTIPRWTGGVNAQIRWKNFSLFARMDFALGHIQMDFQQMWSLGSFQGEFNSTDLVKDTWTPENPNAKYPRYTWADQLNSKNFDRPSSMFWVNSSYLAFREVSLSYSLPSAWLQKAKIGGLTVTATGQNLGYLTNRMLALPERTGSQNSAYTIPTSLIFGVNLTF
- a CDS encoding FadR/GntR family transcriptional regulator encodes the protein MGDIFPNIKSVDTSSLVDKVESNLIQFFIDHNFKVGDSIPKELELAQSLGVSRTVVREAMLRLRLMGLVESKKHRGAVITSPDLVSILEKSMNPKILDGNTLKEIFEMRLSLEIGMADFIMERVTPDDIAVLKTLVENEPISSDRMIFQIEHEIAFHGKLYEITRNETMKKFQRMLLPVFDYVHKSGLLRNLPPNTNFISHKDIVEIIENGSAEKLRNGMRSHLENHFARLLI
- a CDS encoding alpha/beta fold hydrolase, which gives rise to MPLLLLHQGLGSIENLAGIIPELSKHFRVIAPDAPGHGRSEHADSLSGVLMAEYCSQLIDGLQLDSAYVMGWSSGGNTALLLAANRPDKVKKVVSGASNSRASGLTQEARDMLKQYTVEAVKEDKDWLENYQQMNPQPEKWIKFWEDNQKMWEREIKIPDDKIAGINVPVLLIRGDKDMIRLDHTISIYQMLRHGQLCIYPNVGHEMPEEKGEMLCKIAIEFLQDKNLQ
- a CDS encoding Ig-like domain-containing protein; this encodes MKRLLLFVLTLTILQGCKKSEPEPVPTVQTEGLDIKYDQTKQLEVKLGNEVLDPKSFFWKIDDETVGSIDNLGVFTAQKVGIANISIFNSDGTKVSESTITVSPYSTLFQEPITSWGTPLQNIIKDEKRKLADRQTYRLQFEGENQQVRAVAYELTLEKTLGFSILQLKDTPETRLEVMTFLKERYQYVHDPDNVSEGENFINYERTKLVTLIDEKFLGLSVIYTPYDNVL
- a CDS encoding tail fiber domain-containing protein, translated to MNQGATLAASSGTGPRLIWYPRLAAFRAGEVTNDAWNASEFGTSSIGLGRNTRALGSGSIAIGSGSESLQSESIAIGHKVTSKKYFSVTLGGYNNDDGFPSNSIDVNDRIFQLGNGTSDNNRSNAITVLRSGNVGIGVLYPQYNFDVAKRMRIKHQAGSTAGLFLDGSKTDDYQKGPAAFMGMVTDDQVGFFIGDAWRFYVHANGNATLTGNLTQNSDRRLKSDLTALQGSRHKILGLSGYHYRWASEKRSRALQTGFVAQDVEAVLPELVETDAQGYKSVNYIGLIPHLVEAFKELQSDYNAMKASNEALQSRLRALENAQP